One region of Baekduia soli genomic DNA includes:
- a CDS encoding glycoside hydrolase family 3 N-terminal domain-containing protein, giving the protein MRRWILLGLTGCLGAAIVIAVAFTLSGGGDAHGPQPVAPSPRAVVTARPSTAAPVTVTAPAAPAPATTTTTRARAPAPAAPGRPLSAAEAEQAARLFLIGFAGDTPTAAVRARITAHDWGGVVLQHGNGGTPQQVAALIGQLRRWAVRAGHTAPLVAAVQPGGAVDAVPVGTPAAAAQSGVAAARRIAAATGRVLHALGVGLVLGPVADIATAGGPWEGRAFSDDPTVVTPMVSSSLAGFKAAGIAAAPGHFPGEGAASGDPADGQATVGESEGDLQRRDLQPFLQLALHAPALQLSSATYVAFDGVTPATLLPGVVDLLRGPLRFGGVVVSGDLAAASLATGDSVAATAVEALKAGCDLLWIPGDAADQDAAWRAVTQALRTGQIPPARLRDALARVAALRARYGAA; this is encoded by the coding sequence ATGAGGCGGTGGATCCTGCTCGGCCTGACCGGGTGCCTCGGCGCGGCGATCGTCATCGCGGTGGCGTTCACGCTGTCGGGCGGCGGCGACGCCCACGGCCCGCAGCCCGTCGCGCCGTCGCCGCGGGCCGTCGTCACCGCGCGGCCCAGCACCGCCGCGCCGGTGACCGTCACGGCCCCGGCCGCGCCCGCGCCCGCGACGACGACCACCACCCGCGCCAGGGCCCCGGCGCCCGCGGCGCCCGGCCGGCCCCTGAGCGCCGCCGAGGCCGAACAGGCGGCCAGGCTCTTCCTCATCGGCTTCGCGGGCGACACGCCGACGGCCGCCGTGCGCGCGCGCATCACCGCCCACGACTGGGGCGGCGTCGTCCTGCAGCACGGCAACGGCGGGACGCCCCAGCAGGTCGCCGCGCTCATCGGGCAGCTGCGGCGCTGGGCCGTGCGCGCCGGCCACACCGCCCCGCTCGTGGCCGCCGTCCAGCCCGGCGGCGCGGTCGACGCGGTGCCCGTGGGCACCCCGGCGGCGGCCGCCCAGTCCGGCGTGGCGGCCGCGCGCCGCATCGCCGCCGCGACCGGGCGCGTGCTGCACGCGCTGGGCGTCGGGCTCGTGCTCGGCCCCGTGGCCGACATCGCCACCGCGGGCGGCCCATGGGAGGGCCGCGCGTTCTCCGACGACCCCACGGTCGTCACGCCCATGGTCTCGTCCTCGCTGGCCGGGTTCAAGGCCGCCGGGATCGCCGCGGCGCCCGGCCACTTCCCCGGGGAGGGCGCGGCCTCGGGCGACCCGGCCGACGGGCAGGCGACCGTCGGCGAGTCCGAGGGCGACCTGCAGCGCCGCGACCTGCAGCCGTTCCTCCAGCTCGCCCTGCACGCCCCCGCGCTCCAGCTCAGCTCGGCGACCTACGTGGCCTTCGACGGCGTCACCCCGGCGACGCTGCTGCCCGGCGTCGTCGACCTCCTGCGCGGGCCCCTGCGCTTCGGCGGCGTGGTCGTCTCGGGCGACCTCGCGGCCGCCTCGCTGGCCACAGGCGACTCCGTCGCGGCGACCGCAGTCGAGGCGCTGAAGGCCGGCTGTGACCTGCTGTGGATCCCCGGCGACGCCGCCGACCAGGACGCCGCGTGGCGCGCGGTCACGCAGGCGCTGCGCACGGGGCAGATCCCGCCCGCGCGGCTGCGCGACGCCCTCGCCCGCGTCGCCGCGCTGCGCGCCCGCTATGGCGCGGCGTGA
- a CDS encoding aspartate-semialdehyde dehydrogenase translates to MSRYRVAVVGATGAVGTEMRRLLRDRGYPASEIVPFASQRSAGRELEDGLVVRGLADDDSIGGFDVAIFSAGGSISREWAPRFAARGAIVVDNSSAFRMDPEVPLVVSEVNPEALDHIGKGIVANPNCTTMAIMPPLHALHVEFGLRAMVATSFQAAGGAGQKGMDELMEQVPGLLADPLALQRRGAEAAATVTDTPVFGKPLAFNVVPLLGTDTGNGYTDEEMKLQNESRKILGIEDLAVSPTCVRVPVMVGHSIEVRAQFEREPTVARALEVMGAHEGVELDDVPTPLEWAGRDPVAVGRVRLDLGDPFALNLFVVGDNLLKGAALNTVQIAELLHERGLLGARAAA, encoded by the coding sequence ATGAGCCGTTACCGCGTCGCCGTCGTCGGGGCCACGGGCGCCGTCGGCACCGAGATGCGCCGCCTGCTGCGCGACCGGGGGTATCCGGCCTCGGAGATCGTGCCCTTCGCGTCGCAGCGCTCGGCGGGCCGCGAGCTCGAGGACGGGCTCGTCGTGCGCGGGCTGGCCGACGACGACTCCATCGGCGGCTTCGACGTCGCGATCTTCTCGGCCGGCGGGTCGATCTCGCGCGAGTGGGCGCCGCGCTTCGCCGCGCGCGGCGCGATCGTCGTCGACAACTCCAGTGCGTTCCGCATGGACCCCGAGGTGCCGCTCGTCGTCTCCGAGGTCAACCCCGAGGCGCTGGACCACATCGGCAAGGGCATCGTCGCCAACCCGAACTGCACGACGATGGCGATCATGCCGCCGCTGCACGCGCTCCACGTGGAGTTCGGCCTGCGCGCGATGGTGGCCACGAGCTTCCAGGCCGCCGGGGGCGCCGGGCAGAAGGGCATGGACGAGCTCATGGAGCAGGTCCCCGGCCTGCTCGCCGACCCGCTGGCCCTGCAGAGGCGTGGCGCCGAGGCGGCCGCGACGGTGACCGACACGCCGGTGTTCGGCAAGCCCCTGGCCTTCAACGTCGTGCCGCTGCTGGGGACCGACACGGGCAACGGCTACACCGACGAGGAGATGAAGCTCCAGAACGAGTCGCGCAAGATCCTCGGCATCGAGGACCTCGCCGTCTCGCCGACGTGCGTGCGCGTGCCGGTCATGGTCGGCCACTCGATCGAGGTCCGCGCGCAGTTCGAGCGCGAGCCGACGGTCGCACGGGCGCTGGAGGTCATGGGCGCCCACGAGGGCGTCGAGCTCGACGACGTGCCCACGCCGCTGGAGTGGGCGGGCCGCGACCCGGTGGCCGTCGGCCGCGTGCGCCTGGACCTCGGCGACCCGTTCGCGCTGAACCTGTTCGTCGTGGGCGACAACCTGCTCAAGGGCGCGGCCCTCAACACGGTCCAGATCGCCGAGCTGCTGCACGAGCGCGGCCTGCTGGGCGCCCGCGCAGCCGCCTGA
- a CDS encoding YbaB/EbfC family nucleoid-associated protein, translated as MPQPNIQQMLQQAQEAMAAQQEAQDALKEQRVEASAGGGMVKVVVTGDLRIEALTIDPDAVDPEDVEMLQDLVLAATNEALRQVVDLQEKAMQGAAGAGGFDPMQALEGLGLGGALGGLGGPGGPGAGGGGPQLNRAARRAAAKKNR; from the coding sequence ATGCCCCAGCCCAACATCCAGCAGATGCTCCAGCAGGCCCAGGAGGCCATGGCGGCCCAGCAGGAGGCCCAGGACGCGCTCAAGGAGCAGCGCGTCGAGGCCTCGGCGGGCGGCGGCATGGTCAAGGTCGTCGTCACCGGCGACCTGCGTATCGAGGCGCTCACCATCGACCCCGACGCGGTCGACCCCGAGGACGTCGAGATGCTCCAGGACCTCGTGCTCGCGGCGACCAACGAGGCGCTGCGCCAGGTCGTCGACCTCCAGGAGAAGGCCATGCAGGGCGCCGCCGGCGCCGGCGGGTTCGACCCGATGCAGGCACTCGAGGGCCTCGGCCTCGGCGGCGCGCTCGGCGGCCTGGGCGGCCCGGGCGGGCCGGGGGCCGGGGGCGGTGGGCCGCAGCTCAACCGCGCGGCCCGCCGCGCGGCCGCCAAGAAGAACCGGTAG
- a CDS encoding aspartate kinase — MSGTIVMKFGGTSVADAARLKRAAGRIVAKREQGFRVVAVLSARGKETDRLIADALEVSPVPDPREMDMLLSTGERVSCALCAMAINDLGHRAISLTGSQAGIVTDTSHTKARILEVRADRIRSALDEDSIVLVAGFQGVSTAKDVTTLGRGGSDTTAVALAAAIGADECEIYTDVPGVFSADPRIVPDARKLDVVSFDEMLEMAASGAGVLQLRSVEYARTHGVRIHCRSSFDDSEGTRVASEDARRDQDMENPLITAVTHSRGEARVTLIGLPDSPGIAGRVTTALAASNVNIDMIIQNEPRSAGALAELSFTVPQDDVAAAQAALAPIASELGIEVDTDDAMGKVSIVGAGMKSHPGVAAKVFTVLGEHEINIEMISTSPIRISCVVPGDKVADAVKALHSAFELQGADTIRPEQPFGEFS, encoded by the coding sequence ATGTCGGGCACCATCGTCATGAAGTTCGGGGGCACCTCGGTCGCGGACGCAGCACGCCTGAAGCGCGCGGCCGGGCGCATCGTGGCCAAGCGCGAGCAGGGCTTTCGCGTCGTGGCGGTCCTCAGCGCCCGCGGCAAGGAGACCGACCGGCTCATCGCCGACGCGCTGGAGGTCTCGCCGGTGCCCGACCCGCGCGAGATGGACATGCTGCTGTCCACGGGCGAGCGGGTGTCGTGTGCGTTGTGTGCGATGGCGATCAACGACCTGGGGCATCGGGCGATCTCGCTGACGGGATCGCAGGCGGGCATCGTGACGGATACGAGCCATACCAAGGCCCGCATCCTCGAGGTCCGCGCCGACCGCATCCGCTCCGCGCTGGACGAGGACAGCATCGTGCTCGTCGCGGGCTTCCAGGGCGTCAGCACCGCCAAGGACGTCACGACGCTGGGCCGCGGCGGGTCGGACACGACCGCCGTCGCGCTGGCCGCGGCGATCGGCGCCGATGAGTGCGAGATCTACACCGACGTTCCCGGCGTCTTCTCGGCCGATCCGCGGATCGTCCCCGACGCGCGCAAGCTCGACGTCGTCTCGTTCGACGAGATGCTCGAGATGGCCGCGTCCGGCGCCGGCGTGCTGCAGCTGCGCAGCGTCGAGTACGCGCGCACCCATGGGGTGCGCATCCACTGCCGCTCGAGCTTCGACGACTCGGAGGGCACCCGCGTGGCGTCCGAGGACGCCAGGAGAGACCAGGACATGGAGAACCCCCTCATCACCGCCGTCACCCACTCGCGCGGCGAGGCCCGGGTGACGCTGATCGGCCTCCCCGACAGCCCGGGCATCGCGGGGCGCGTGACGACCGCGCTGGCGGCGTCCAACGTCAACATCGACATGATCATCCAGAACGAGCCGCGGTCGGCCGGTGCGCTGGCCGAGCTGTCGTTCACGGTGCCCCAGGACGACGTCGCCGCCGCGCAGGCCGCGCTGGCGCCGATCGCCAGCGAGCTGGGCATCGAGGTCGACACCGACGACGCCATGGGCAAGGTCTCCATCGTCGGGGCCGGGATGAAGTCGCACCCGGGCGTCGCGGCCAAGGTCTTCACCGTGCTCGGCGAGCACGAGATCAACATCGAGATGATCTCGACGTCGCCGATCCGCATCTCGTGCGTCGTGCCCGGCGACAAGGTCGCCGATGCCGTCAAGGCGCTGCACAGCGCGTTCGAGCTCCAGGGGGCGGACACGATCCGCCCGGAGCAGCCGTTCGGGGAGTTCTCATGA
- a CDS encoding CoB--CoM heterodisulfide reductase iron-sulfur subunit B family protein, translated as MKVAYWPGCVSRGFTPELHGSMAAVAPLLDIELVPLDRACCTGAGVIAEHNTELADTLNARTFALAQAVEGADLMMNICSTCQGAQGECQERLDASAEYRGHINGTLEKHGLHYEPGISNKNFLWVLVEELGLDELRSRVRRPLTDLKVGPFYGCYIVRPTDRLGIDDEHPRDTYLAQVIEALGGTVIEYAGSHKCCGFPIITMNKEASLRQTGRHMGDAADADADCVVTPCPLCHLNLDLQQPLAQRLVGREINMPVLHLPQLVGLALGLDPKELGLNKHVVKPTSVIDWTTSVVAGVGAGDGR; from the coding sequence ATGAAGGTTGCGTACTGGCCCGGCTGCGTGAGCCGTGGCTTCACCCCGGAGCTGCACGGATCGATGGCCGCGGTGGCGCCGCTGCTCGACATCGAGCTCGTGCCGCTGGACCGTGCCTGCTGCACGGGGGCCGGCGTGATCGCCGAGCACAACACCGAGCTCGCCGACACGCTCAACGCCCGGACGTTCGCGCTGGCCCAGGCGGTCGAGGGCGCCGACCTGATGATGAACATCTGCTCGACCTGCCAGGGCGCGCAGGGCGAGTGCCAGGAGCGCCTGGACGCGTCGGCCGAGTACCGCGGGCACATCAACGGCACGCTGGAGAAGCACGGCCTGCACTACGAGCCGGGGATCAGCAACAAGAACTTCCTCTGGGTGCTCGTGGAGGAGCTCGGCCTGGACGAGCTGCGGTCACGCGTGCGGCGGCCGCTGACCGACCTCAAGGTCGGACCGTTCTACGGCTGCTACATCGTGCGGCCGACCGACCGCCTCGGCATCGACGACGAGCATCCGCGCGACACCTACCTCGCGCAGGTCATCGAGGCGCTCGGCGGCACCGTGATCGAGTACGCGGGCTCGCACAAGTGCTGCGGGTTCCCGATCATCACGATGAACAAGGAGGCGTCGCTGCGCCAGACCGGTCGCCACATGGGCGACGCGGCCGACGCGGACGCCGACTGCGTCGTCACCCCGTGCCCCCTGTGCCACCTGAACCTGGACCTCCAGCAGCCGCTGGCCCAGCGCCTGGTCGGCCGCGAGATCAACATGCCGGTGCTGCACCTCCCCCAGCTCGTGGGCCTGGCCCTCGGCCTGGACCCCAAGGAGCTCGGGCTCAACAAGCACGTCGTCAAGCCGACCTCGGTCATCGACTGGACCACGTCGGTCGTCGCGGGCGTGGGCGCCGGCGACGGTCGGTGA
- the recR gene encoding recombination mediator RecR, producing the protein MLAPPVQRLVTELGKLPGIGQRTAQRLAFHLLRVDGEEANALADAIREVKLRIRQCEICFNLADEPRCRICQDERRDPRVICVVEEFGDVLPVERTHEFRGRYHVLGGALSPIDGVDPEDLKLAELYRRVEGGEVREVVIATNPTTTGEATAHHIAGVLRERTPDVAVTRLASGLPVGGDLEYADEVTLGRAFSGRREIV; encoded by the coding sequence GTGCTCGCCCCGCCCGTCCAGCGCCTGGTCACCGAGCTGGGCAAGCTGCCCGGCATCGGCCAGCGCACCGCGCAGCGGCTGGCCTTCCACCTGCTGCGCGTCGACGGTGAGGAGGCCAACGCGCTGGCCGACGCGATCCGCGAGGTCAAGCTGCGCATCCGCCAGTGCGAGATCTGCTTCAACCTGGCCGACGAGCCGCGCTGCCGCATCTGCCAGGACGAGCGGCGCGACCCGCGCGTGATCTGCGTCGTGGAGGAGTTCGGTGACGTGCTCCCCGTCGAGCGCACGCACGAGTTCCGGGGCCGCTACCACGTGCTCGGCGGCGCGCTGTCGCCGATCGACGGCGTCGACCCCGAGGACCTCAAGCTCGCCGAGCTCTACCGGCGCGTCGAGGGCGGTGAGGTGCGCGAGGTCGTCATCGCCACCAACCCCACGACCACCGGCGAGGCCACCGCGCACCACATCGCGGGCGTCCTGCGCGAGCGGACGCCCGACGTGGCCGTGACCCGGCTGGCGTCCGGGCTTCCGGTGGGCGGCGACCTGGAGTACGCCGACGAGGTCACGCTCGGCCGGGCGTTCTCCGGGCGGCGCGAGATCGTCTGA
- a CDS encoding ABC transporter permease: MSFALRTAWASLRARPGRTALTATGIAAAGLVLGVALTVAYALSTGFGRAADRAGLPTIEARFGDRDPADVDRVVRSLPNLEAASYRFERTGLRLEAPGHDTRQGVLQVVAGGRRGYAIVDGRDIADRAGPPEVVVERGLMTDWGLRVGDDLHVGRLGPMRIVGASVAPDNVAWPLAKTARVTVSEQALLARFGARPGERFPVNTALLWARDPSRADVLVSAARQSSYGLRGLRFLTRGGVEALIGQAAGIVVALLVAFGVVAAGLAGVLLVAGAQSEVRRALDRIGLQRAIGAAPGAVVGVHAARGALVAAPAAAIGLVAGALAGAGPTRRVLASLNELAPGAGTVALLLAGLWVAAVGLVTVASALPAWRAARRRPAELLRGGDVAGGRPRAGRTRGGLAALGARLVAARRLRFASVVAVLGTAAGVVLLLLALATLLTRLRDDPATLGKRYQLTTRLPPQDTGAVEAIPGVAAAALRYSIDAVSATSLGSPLKVIAYAGDHTRFEAPPLASGRRVRSAGEAEVGVGLADALGLRPGATLVIQPRSPREARFRVVGVVRTLQDEGRVAFVRPDRLVAAGAALDGPMVLALRPGADRARIAQGLRALGARADAVRGATGDNGAFLGVLAGLLRVVAGAVALVCLHALVGALALTARERRGAVATLRSAGADARALRRLLGGAAAVVVLPAIAVAVALEALVLSPLVARLAAGYADLPLGASVAQIALLAGALSVLAWVAAWVTGRRLVREPVLAGLREES, translated from the coding sequence ATGAGCTTCGCGCTGCGCACCGCCTGGGCGTCCCTGCGGGCGCGGCCCGGGCGCACTGCGCTCACCGCGACCGGCATCGCGGCGGCCGGGCTCGTGCTCGGCGTCGCGCTGACCGTCGCCTACGCGCTGTCGACGGGCTTCGGGCGCGCCGCCGACCGGGCCGGCCTGCCGACGATCGAGGCCCGGTTCGGCGACCGCGACCCGGCGGACGTCGACCGGGTCGTGCGCTCGCTGCCCAACCTGGAGGCCGCGTCCTACCGCTTCGAGCGCACGGGCCTGCGGCTCGAGGCGCCCGGCCACGATACGCGCCAGGGTGTGCTGCAGGTCGTCGCCGGCGGCCGGCGCGGCTACGCGATCGTCGACGGCCGCGACATCGCCGACCGTGCCGGGCCCCCCGAGGTCGTCGTCGAGCGCGGGCTCATGACCGACTGGGGGCTGAGGGTCGGCGACGACCTGCACGTCGGGCGCCTGGGTCCCATGCGGATCGTCGGCGCGTCGGTCGCCCCCGACAACGTGGCCTGGCCGCTGGCCAAGACGGCCAGGGTGACGGTCTCCGAGCAGGCGCTGCTCGCGCGCTTCGGCGCACGGCCGGGCGAGCGGTTCCCGGTCAACACCGCGCTGCTGTGGGCCCGGGACCCGTCGCGCGCCGACGTGCTCGTCTCCGCCGCGCGGCAGTCGTCCTATGGCCTGCGCGGGCTGCGCTTCCTGACCCGCGGCGGCGTCGAGGCGCTCATCGGCCAGGCGGCCGGGATCGTCGTCGCGCTGCTCGTCGCGTTCGGCGTGGTGGCCGCAGGCCTGGCCGGGGTCCTGCTGGTTGCCGGCGCCCAGTCCGAGGTCCGGCGGGCGCTGGACCGCATCGGCCTGCAGCGCGCGATCGGGGCGGCACCCGGCGCCGTCGTCGGGGTGCACGCGGCCCGCGGCGCGCTCGTCGCCGCGCCGGCCGCCGCGATCGGGCTGGTCGCCGGAGCGCTGGCGGGCGCTGGGCCGACGCGGCGCGTGCTGGCCTCGCTCAACGAGCTGGCGCCCGGCGCCGGGACGGTCGCTCTGCTGCTGGCCGGCCTGTGGGTCGCGGCGGTCGGGCTCGTCACGGTCGCCTCGGCGCTGCCCGCGTGGCGCGCGGCGCGCCGGCGCCCGGCCGAGCTGCTGCGCGGCGGCGACGTCGCGGGCGGCCGCCCGCGGGCGGGTCGCACCCGCGGCGGCCTGGCCGCGCTCGGCGCGCGCCTGGTCGCCGCCCGGCGCCTGCGCTTCGCCTCGGTCGTCGCGGTCCTGGGCACCGCCGCGGGCGTCGTGCTCCTGCTCCTGGCGCTGGCCACGCTGCTGACCCGGCTGCGCGACGACCCCGCGACGCTGGGCAAGCGCTACCAGCTCACGACGCGGCTGCCGCCGCAGGACACCGGCGCCGTGGAGGCGATCCCCGGCGTGGCGGCCGCCGCGCTGCGCTACTCGATCGACGCGGTCAGCGCGACGTCGCTGGGCTCCCCGCTGAAGGTCATCGCCTACGCCGGCGACCACACGCGCTTCGAGGCGCCGCCGCTGGCGTCGGGGCGCCGCGTGCGCAGCGCCGGGGAGGCCGAGGTCGGCGTCGGCCTCGCCGACGCCCTGGGCCTGCGCCCCGGCGCCACGCTGGTCATCCAGCCCCGGTCTCCGCGCGAGGCGCGCTTCCGCGTCGTGGGGGTGGTGCGCACGCTGCAGGACGAGGGCCGCGTGGCGTTCGTGCGCCCCGACCGGCTCGTGGCCGCGGGGGCCGCGCTCGACGGCCCGATGGTCCTTGCGCTGCGCCCGGGCGCCGATCGCGCGCGGATCGCGCAGGGCCTGCGCGCGCTCGGCGCCCGGGCCGACGCGGTCCGCGGCGCGACGGGCGACAACGGAGCCTTCCTCGGGGTCCTGGCCGGGCTGCTGCGCGTCGTCGCGGGCGCCGTGGCGCTCGTGTGCCTGCACGCGCTGGTCGGCGCGCTGGCCCTCACGGCGCGCGAGCGCCGCGGCGCGGTGGCGACGCTGCGCTCCGCCGGCGCCGACGCCCGCGCGCTGCGCCGGCTGCTGGGCGGCGCCGCCGCGGTGGTCGTCCTGCCCGCGATCGCCGTCGCGGTGGCCCTGGAGGCCCTCGTGCTCTCGCCGCTGGTCGCCCGCCTGGCCGCGGGCTACGCCGACCTCCCGCTCGGCGCCAGCGTCGCGCAGATCGCGCTCCTGGCCGGCGCGCTGTCCGTGCTGGCCTGGGTCGCGGCGTGGGTGACCGGGCGCCGCCTGGTCCGCGAGCCGGTGCTGGCGGGCCTGAGGGAGGAGTCATGA
- a CDS encoding metallophosphoesterase family protein, with the protein MSRGRTRRELLGAAGVAGAAALLGCGGTAGPPGSTLARTLVDPDGDGLLSRGPGVALADRTDLAPRAAASGAVATVAQVSDLHVRDAQSPGRVAFLDRLGPRLGSAFRWHETLTAQVVAATVASVNAARPDVVLVTGDLADSAQRNELEWAVTLLGGGTVVPDSGRRGYQGVQAETIADPLYYRPDVDAPRHPGLLDRAVAPVRSPGLRAPWHAVLGNHDILVAGELAPTEATRAAATGDRLLVTPAPALLQQLRGTQLTRSQVDDLLRAGLDGDALRVAPDPARTQLGADDVVGRLRRGAGKRLDYAVNVGADLRIVVLDVVRRDAGSGGVVVASTLAFLRRALAAAGNRYIMVALHQPLDQTAGADSVLDVLDADPRVVAVLAGHTHRNAIAPRRTAAGGHWHITTASIVDWPQQWRMLRLVHTRGGATALETWLVDHTGRPRDEGDLAGIARDLAFLDPQGGRPAGAAGPPGARNVRLHLPARPPRPPARPGVPRPLPALTAPATLGAGDAVA; encoded by the coding sequence ATGAGCCGCGGGCGCACCCGCCGCGAGCTGCTCGGCGCCGCCGGCGTGGCCGGGGCCGCCGCGCTGCTGGGCTGCGGCGGCACGGCCGGCCCTCCCGGCTCGACGCTGGCGCGCACGCTCGTGGACCCCGATGGCGACGGGCTGCTCAGCCGCGGGCCGGGCGTCGCGCTGGCCGACCGCACCGACCTGGCGCCGCGTGCGGCGGCCTCCGGCGCGGTGGCCACGGTCGCCCAGGTCTCCGACCTGCATGTCCGCGACGCGCAGTCGCCCGGCCGCGTGGCCTTCCTGGACCGCCTGGGCCCGCGCCTGGGCTCGGCGTTCCGCTGGCACGAGACGCTGACCGCGCAGGTCGTGGCCGCCACGGTCGCCTCCGTCAACGCCGCGCGCCCCGACGTCGTGCTCGTGACGGGCGACCTCGCCGACTCGGCCCAGCGCAACGAGCTGGAGTGGGCCGTGACGCTGCTGGGCGGCGGGACGGTCGTCCCGGACTCGGGCCGCCGCGGCTACCAGGGCGTGCAGGCCGAGACGATCGCCGACCCGCTCTACTACCGGCCCGACGTCGACGCCCCGCGCCACCCCGGCCTGCTGGACCGCGCGGTGGCCCCCGTGCGCAGCCCCGGGCTCCGCGCCCCGTGGCACGCGGTCCTGGGCAACCACGACATCCTGGTCGCGGGCGAGCTGGCCCCGACCGAGGCCACGCGCGCGGCCGCCACCGGCGACCGGCTGCTCGTGACGCCGGCGCCCGCGCTGCTGCAGCAGCTGCGCGGCACGCAGCTCACCCGGTCCCAGGTCGACGACCTGCTGCGTGCGGGTCTGGACGGCGACGCGCTGCGCGTCGCGCCCGACCCCGCGCGCACCCAGCTCGGCGCCGACGACGTCGTGGGACGGCTGCGCCGCGGGGCCGGCAAGCGGCTCGACTACGCCGTGAACGTCGGCGCCGACCTGCGCATCGTGGTGCTCGACGTCGTGCGCCGCGACGCCGGCTCGGGAGGCGTGGTGGTCGCCTCCACCCTCGCGTTCCTGCGGCGCGCGCTGGCCGCGGCGGGCAACCGCTACATCATGGTCGCGCTGCACCAGCCGCTGGACCAGACCGCCGGCGCGGACTCGGTCCTCGACGTCCTGGACGCCGACCCGCGCGTCGTGGCCGTCCTGGCCGGCCACACCCACCGCAACGCCATCGCGCCGCGGCGCACCGCGGCGGGCGGGCACTGGCACATCACGACGGCGTCGATCGTCGACTGGCCCCAGCAGTGGCGCATGCTGCGCCTCGTGCACACGCGCGGCGGGGCGACCGCGCTGGAGACCTGGCTCGTCGACCACACGGGGCGCCCCCGCGACGAGGGCGACCTGGCCGGGATCGCCCGCGACCTCGCGTTCCTGGACCCCCAGGGCGGCCGGCCCGCCGGCGCCGCCGGGCCGCCGGGCGCGCGCAACGTGCGCCTGCACCTGCCCGCCCGGCCACCGCGACCGCCGGCGCGCCCCGGCGTGCCGCGGCCCCTGCCGGCCCTCACGGCGCCGGCGACGCTCGGGGCCGGCGACGCGGTGGCGTGA
- a CDS encoding ABC transporter ATP-binding protein — MVDDHLTSDVVLRARGLVKVHGVGRGERRILDGVDLDVHPGELVAIVGRSGSGKSTLLQLLGGLDRADAGSVEVAGRPVAGPRAPGERELSALRRTEIGFVFQFFHLLPELDGEANVLLPTTLPGADRASAGRGRELIDRLGLRDVAGLRPHQLSGGEQQRFALARALVADPALVLADEPIGNLDAEAGDTVLDLLRGAADHRRAVVMVTHQAEATARADRVLRLEEGRLVPVTSSDGDVAVHAAG, encoded by the coding sequence ATGGTCGACGACCACCTCACCTCCGACGTCGTCCTGCGCGCCCGCGGCCTGGTCAAGGTCCACGGCGTGGGACGGGGCGAGCGGCGCATCCTCGACGGCGTCGACCTCGACGTGCACCCCGGCGAGCTCGTCGCGATCGTCGGGCGCTCGGGCAGCGGCAAGTCCACGCTGCTGCAGCTCCTGGGCGGGCTGGATCGCGCCGACGCGGGCAGCGTCGAGGTCGCCGGGCGCCCCGTGGCCGGCCCCCGCGCACCCGGCGAGCGCGAGCTGAGCGCGCTGCGGCGTACGGAGATCGGCTTCGTCTTCCAGTTCTTCCACCTGCTGCCCGAGCTCGACGGCGAGGCCAACGTCCTGCTGCCCACGACGCTGCCGGGCGCCGACCGCGCGTCGGCCGGGCGCGGGCGCGAGCTCATCGACCGGCTCGGGCTGCGCGACGTCGCGGGGCTGCGCCCGCACCAGCTCAGCGGCGGCGAGCAGCAGCGCTTCGCGCTGGCGCGCGCGCTCGTGGCCGATCCGGCGCTCGTCCTGGCCGACGAGCCGATCGGCAACCTGGACGCCGAGGCGGGCGACACCGTCCTCGACCTGCTGCGCGGCGCGGCCGACCACCGCCGCGCCGTCGTGATGGTCACCCACCAGGCCGAGGCCACCGCGCGCGCCGACCGCGTGCTGCGCCTCGAGGAGGGGCGCCTGGTGCCCGTGACCAGCAGCGACGGCGACGTCGCCGTCCACGCGGCGGGATGA